A single region of the Neomonachus schauinslandi chromosome 3, ASM220157v2, whole genome shotgun sequence genome encodes:
- the GAD1 gene encoding glutamate decarboxylase 1 isoform X2, with amino-acid sequence MASSTPSSSATSSNAGADPNTTNLRPTTYDTWCGVAHGCTRKLGLKICGFLQRTNSLEEKSRLVSAFKERQSSKNLLSCENSDRDGRFRRTETDFSNLFARDLLPAKNGEEQTVQFLLEVVDILLNYVRKTFDRSTKVLDFHHPHQLLEGMEGFNLELSDHPESLEQILVDCRDTLKYGVRTGHPRFFNQLSTGLDIIGLAGEWLTSTANTNMPSDMRECWLLR; translated from the exons ATGGCGTCTTCGACCCCTTCTTCGTCCGCAACCTCCTCGAATGCGGGAGCGGACCCCAATACTACCAACCTGCGCCCCACAA CGTATGACACCTGGTGCGGCGTGGCCCATGGATGCACCAGAAAACTGGGGCTCAAGATCTGCG GCTTCTTGCAGAGGACCAACAGCCTGGAAGAGAAGAGCCGGCTTGTGAGCGCCTTCAAGGAGAGACAGTCCTCCAAGAACCTGCTTTCCTGTGAAAACAGTGACAGGGATGGCCGTTTCCGGCGCACAGAGACCGACTTCTCCAACCTGTTTGCTCGAG ATCTGCTTCCAGCAAAGAATGGGGAGGAGCAAACTGTGCAGTTCCTACTGGAAGTGGTAGACATACTGCTCAACTATGTCCGCAAGACGTTTGATCGCTCCACCAAGGTGCTGGACTTCCATCACCCACACCAGCTGCTGGAAGGCATGGAGGGCTTCAACTTGGAGCTGTCAGACCACCCCGAGTCCCTGGAGCAGATCTTGGTTGACTGCAGAGACACCCTGAAGTATGGGGTCCGTACAG GTCATCCTCGATTTTTCAACCAGCTCTCTACTGGATTGGATATCATTGGTTTAGCTGGAGAATGGCTGACATCAACTGCCAATACCAATAT